CCGACGGTGGCGGCCTGCATCAACGCCGAGATGTGGTCCCCCGGTGCGTGCTCGTTGTCGTCCGCATCGGCGTCACACCGCCGCGGGCCGCTCGACCGGCCGCTGTTTCGGCTGCCGTGATCAGCCGAGCAACGACCGGGCGGTCTCCACGTCGTCACGGATCTGGGCGACCAGGGACTCCACCCCGTCGAAGGTGCGCTCCTCGCGGATGCGGGCGATGAACCGCACCCGGAGCTCCCGCCCGTACAGGTCGAGGTCGGTGTCGAGCAGGTGCACCTCGAGACGCTCGGCATCGCCACCGAAGGTGGGGCGAACCCCGATGTTGGCCACGGCGGGGCGCCACTCGACCCCGTCGGTGGAGGCCATCACCGCGTACACGCCCCGGCCCGCAACGGCCAGCATCGGCGGCAGGTCGATGTTGGCGGTGGGCACGCCGATCCCCCGGCCCCGGCCATCGCCGGGAACCACGGGTCCCACCACCTCGTGGGGGCGGCCGAGAGCGTCGGCGGCTGCCGCCACCTCGCCATCGGCGAGCAGGCGACGGATCTGCGAGGACGACACCGGCCCGTCGTCACCGACCAGCGACACCACCGACACACCGAATCCGAGCGACTCGCCGAGCCCCACGAGGGTGCCGGCGTCCCCCGCCCGGTCGCGGCCGAAGCGGAAGTCGGAACCGACCGTCACCGTCGCCGCCCCGAGCCCGTCCACCAGCAGGTCGGAGGCGAACGCCTCCGGGGACAGCAGGCGTACCCGGTCGTCGAACGGCGCCACCGCCACCACCTCGACCCCGAGGTCACCGAGCAGCCCAACCCGCTGCCCGATGGTGGTGAGCAGCCTCGGGGACCGGTGCGGAGCGACCACCGACAGGGGGTGCGGGTCGAAAGTGAGCACCGCCGGG
The Acidimicrobiia bacterium DNA segment above includes these coding regions:
- a CDS encoding bifunctional riboflavin kinase/FAD synthetase, with the protein product MRVLSGSPVDWQPDGERRAVAIGVFDGVHRGHQAVLSAMVDASAGAGVVPAVLTFDPHPLSVVAPHRSPRLLTTIGQRVGLLGDLGVEVVAVAPFDDRVRLLSPEAFASDLLVDGLGAATVTVGSDFRFGRDRAGDAGTLVGLGESLGFGVSVVSLVGDDGPVSSSQIRRLLADGEVAAAADALGRPHEVVGPVVPGDGRGRGIGVPTANIDLPPMLAVAGRGVYAVMASTDGVEWRPAVANIGVRPTFGGDAERLEVHLLDTDLDLYGRELRVRFIARIREERTFDGVESLVAQIRDDVETARSLLG